In Fibrobacter sp. UWB2, the following are encoded in one genomic region:
- a CDS encoding NYN domain-containing protein, which translates to MSSKLSILRVGFFLDGYTLKKVNEYYLKYHRYHARLDFKALKGWVRDYSMKLLGREGCPVEVDAHYYHPYVRHIDRVEPSFGDGQDRLEKQLALAGFEVHYNLAADIDRSGPNMQLIEDAYLCAYYHKIDVLVLLSTQGHFSTLPERLKREGVPMLLLGWNFEYLRGDTPIYWKTDPCLREQSGYYVAMEEVAEKYPPTRSAERNLFMLPYNPQPTDSNIWRTYLQKVMASLDEPRFKEKPRFGKNGYKKSPALARLG; encoded by the coding sequence ATGTCGAGCAAATTGTCCATATTACGGGTCGGATTCTTTTTAGACGGTTATACGCTTAAAAAGGTCAACGAATACTATCTCAAGTACCATAGGTATCATGCCCGCCTGGATTTCAAGGCGCTCAAGGGCTGGGTGCGCGATTACTCCATGAAGCTCTTGGGGCGCGAAGGCTGCCCGGTCGAGGTGGATGCCCATTACTATCATCCGTACGTAAGGCACATTGATAGGGTGGAGCCGTCGTTTGGCGATGGGCAGGACCGCCTTGAAAAGCAGCTTGCTCTCGCGGGGTTCGAGGTGCACTACAATCTGGCTGCCGATATCGATAGGAGCGGCCCGAATATGCAGCTTATCGAAGACGCCTATCTTTGCGCCTACTACCACAAGATTGATGTCCTTGTGCTGTTGAGCACGCAGGGCCATTTTTCGACTCTGCCCGAACGCCTCAAGCGCGAGGGTGTCCCTATGCTCTTGCTGGGCTGGAATTTCGAGTATTTGAGGGGCGATACCCCGATTTACTGGAAGACGGACCCTTGCCTGCGCGAACAGAGCGGCTACTATGTTGCGATGGAGGAGGTGGCCGAAAAGTATCCGCCTACGCGTTCTGCCGAAAGGAATTTGTTCATGCTGCCGTACAACCCGCAGCCTACGGACTCGAACATTTGGCGGACCTATCTGCAGAAGGTGATGGCCTCGCTAGACGAGCCCCGTTTCAAGGAAAAGCCACGCTTCGGAAAAAACGGGTACAAAAAAAGCCCCGCGTTGGCGAGGCTCGGTTAG